A region from the Triticum aestivum cultivar Chinese Spring chromosome 3D, IWGSC CS RefSeq v2.1, whole genome shotgun sequence genome encodes:
- the LOC123074220 gene encoding F-box/FBD/LRR-repeat protein At1g51370 — MAASVEQVLGWFPGIDAIARIRDASLSAVPGYASEDRISALQDHLLRDIVSRLPVKDAARTAALASRWRQLWRSTPLVMYDAHLLPAGDPARVAAVARILADHPGPFRTVSITCCNFASHERELAEWPRLLAAKGVQDLVLVNKPADDERLPDVPADILRCASLRRLFLGFWTFPDTGVSPPGGGADGFPHLRELSLLASSPVLDTLALVLSPTCERVHLRSQSLKCVLLWECFVKEVLVMDSPLLERLIMWKTIDGEDDPVAVRVSIADAPKLRVLGYLEPRVHQLQIGENVIKPDTMVSPSTVFPSVKTLALKVNFGVFEEVKMLACVLRCFPEVDRLHIESVTANEPTELHHAEFWQEVHPIECVKSHVKKVVIHEFRGKQSENEFLEFVSSSAEKLRSLLVVITQEMFASAWDFSISLPNEVNEVIVKAGALTRGAWACEDCQLVVAGPKVLDGWNFRRASDPCVKDPFR, encoded by the exons ATGGCCGCGAGCGTCGAGCAAGTCCTTGGGTGGTTCCCCGGCATCGACGCCATCGCCAGGATTAGGGATGCCTCCCTCTCCGCTGTCCCGGGCTACGCCAGCGAGGACCGCATCAGCGCcctccaagaccacctcctccGCGACATCGTGTCCCGCCTCCCCGTCAAGGACGCCGCCCGCACGGCCGCGCTCGCCTCCCGCTGGCGCCAGCTCTGGCGCTCCACGCCGCTCGTCATGTACGACGCCCACCTCCTCCCAGCCGGCGACCCCGCgcgcgtcgccgccgtcgcccgcatCCTCGCCGACCACCCGGGCCCCTTCCGCACCGTCAGCATCACCTGCTGCAATTTCGCGTCGCACGAGCGTGAGCTCGCCGAGTGgccgcgcctcctcgccgccaAGGGCGTCCAGGACCTCGTCCTCGTCAACAAGCCCGCCGACGACGAACGCCTCCCCGACGTCCCCGCCGACATCCTCCGCTGCGCCTCGCTCCGGCGCCTCTTCCTGGGATTCTGGACGTTCCCGGACACCGGCGTCAGCCCACCCGGTGGAGGCGCAGACGGATTTCCACACCTCCGGGAGCTCAGCTTGCTCGCCTCCAGCCCCGTTCTCGACACCCTCGCGCTCGTCCTCAGCCCAACCTGCGAGCGCGTCCACCTCCGCAGCCAAAGCCTCAAGTGCGTGCTCCTCTGGGAGTGCTTCGTGAAGGAGGTCCTCGTCATGGACTCCCCGCTCCTGGAGCGGCTCATTATGTGGAAAACCATTGATGGTGAAGACGACCCGGTGGCTGTGAGGGTCAGCATTGCTGACGCGCCGAAGCTGCGGGTGCTGGGTTACTTGGAGCCGAGAGTTCACCAGCTGCAGATTGGTGAGAATGTCATCAAG CCTGATACAATGGTGAGCCCAAGCACCGTGTTTCCAAGCGTCAAGACATTGGCCTTGAAGGTGAACTTTGGTGTCTTTGAGGAGGTCAAGATGCTGGCCTGTGTCCTCAGATGCTTTCCCGAAGTTGACAGGCTGCACATCGAG TCTGTCACGGCCAATGAACCCACTGAATTGCACCATGCTGAGTTCTGGCAAGAGGTCCATCCTATCGAATGTGTGAAGTCACACGTCAAGAAGGTGGTTATCCATGAATTCCGCGGAAAACAAAGCGAAAATGAATTCCTCGAGTTTGTTAGCAGCAGTGCAGAGAAGCTGCGGTCTTTGCTTGTTGTGATTACCCAAGAAATGTTTGCGTCGGCATGGGATTTCTCAATTTCATTGCCAAATGAGGTGAATGAGGTGATTGTCAAAGCAGGGGCTCTAACGCGTGGAGCATGGGCCTGCGAGGACTGTCAACTGGTGGTGGCGGGTCCTAAAGTGTTGGATGGTTGGAACTTCCGCAGAGCGTCTGATCCCTGTGTTAAGGACCCTTTCCGCTGA
- the LOC123077616 gene encoding MAPK kinase substrate protein At1g80180 has product MAGLQRSSLTFRRSGSSGMVWGERLMSDEHSQWTSGEPEFRELRHSRSVGSVGAQHRRNDGTERGSQAFRTRRVALAMDPPSPKVPGCIFCGIFRKTAPSQPSKARRYH; this is encoded by the coding sequence ATGGCTGGGCTGCAGAGGTCTTCACTGACATTCAGGAGGTCAGGATCATCAGGCATGGTCTGGGGCGAGAGGCTCATGTCGGATGAACATAGCCAGTGGACCTCAGGGGAACCAGAGTTCAGGGAGCTACGGCACTCCCGCAGCGTTGGGTCCGTCGGGGCGCAGCACAGGCGCAACGATGGCACCGAGCGAGGCAGCCAGGCGTTCCGGACACGGCGCGTAGCCCTGGCCATGGATCCACCATCGCCCAAGGTTCCTGGCTGCATCTTCTGTGGGATTTTCAGGAAGACAGCACCTTCACAGCCATCTAAGGCCAGAAGGTACCACTAG